In Chryseobacterium gleum, a single genomic region encodes these proteins:
- a CDS encoding glycosyltransferase has translation MPKVLFLTTSHNYNDDRIFYHQAKALRDEGFEVKICSLYTRYNGIIDGIDIESYDVLEESIEKKMETFRKVCHTFQPQCIICSEPLAVVAVRKFVKQFKAVCIYDVTEWYPSMSMLRKYRFPVKIFQAVKFSLVQLYAGFLGTHFIFGEATKKFPLAYFFGFKKQMILPYYPDALYIRESVKQLESGRITLCYTGQISKDKGIDNFFKAVNKLRQKASSLHIRILIIGSAGEENDKLYFSSLLKKYTFDDIEIRKPTAFEQFTEELADADICFDLREINFENNHSLPIKLFYFMGAGKPVMYSNLKGIRKHMGELSFGSLVNPHDADGISDIIINYIMNPELYHAHALNAGKEFKEKYNWEMIKDSFVDFVKKSIDK, from the coding sequence ATGCCTAAAGTACTTTTTTTAACAACATCCCATAATTACAATGATGACCGTATTTTCTATCATCAGGCAAAGGCTCTTAGAGATGAGGGGTTTGAAGTAAAAATATGTAGTTTATATACGCGTTACAACGGTATTATTGATGGCATTGACATAGAATCTTACGATGTGCTGGAAGAAAGTATTGAAAAAAAAATGGAAACTTTCAGGAAGGTTTGCCATACGTTTCAGCCTCAATGCATCATTTGCTCCGAACCCCTTGCAGTGGTAGCAGTAAGGAAATTTGTAAAACAGTTTAAAGCGGTTTGTATTTATGATGTTACAGAATGGTATCCTTCCATGTCTATGCTCAGAAAGTACCGTTTTCCTGTTAAAATTTTTCAGGCTGTAAAGTTTTCTCTTGTGCAGTTGTATGCAGGTTTTTTAGGTACTCATTTTATTTTTGGTGAAGCAACCAAGAAATTCCCTTTAGCCTATTTTTTCGGATTTAAAAAACAGATGATTCTTCCTTATTACCCGGATGCTCTTTACATCAGAGAAAGTGTTAAACAACTTGAATCGGGTAGAATTACCCTTTGCTATACCGGTCAGATTTCTAAAGATAAAGGGATTGATAACTTTTTTAAGGCTGTAAATAAACTTCGTCAGAAAGCTTCTTCACTTCATATCAGAATCCTGATTATCGGGTCCGCTGGAGAAGAAAATGATAAGCTTTATTTTTCCTCATTGTTGAAGAAATATACTTTCGATGATATTGAGATCAGAAAACCAACGGCTTTTGAACAGTTTACAGAAGAATTGGCTGATGCAGACATTTGTTTTGATCTTCGGGAAATCAACTTTGAAAACAACCATTCTCTGCCGATAAAGCTGTTTTATTTTATGGGAGCGGGAAAACCGGTAATGTATTCAAATCTGAAAGGGATACGGAAACATATGGGGGAGCTTTCTTTTGGAAGTCTCGTAAATCCTCATGATGCTGATGGGATTTCAGATATTATTATTAATTATATCATGAATCCTGAGTTGTATCACGCTCATGCGCTCAATGCTGGAAAAGAATTTAAAGAAAAATATAATTGGGAGATGATAAAAGATTCCTTCGTTGATTTTGTGAAAAAATCCATTGATAAATAA
- a CDS encoding (Fe-S)-binding protein: MDFNIKTMAEYAAEGKAPEVLFWVGCAGSFDDRAKKITKAFCKILNKIGVEFAVLGQEESCTGDPAKRAGNEFVFQMMALTNIEVLNAYEVKKIVTACPHCFNTLKNEYPSLGGHFEVVHHTQFLKSLMEEGRLKIEGGAFRGKKITFHDPCYLGRANDEYEAPRMLLEKLDAELVEMKRCKTNGLCCGAGGAQMFKEPEKGNKDINIERTEEALSFEPKVIATGCPFCNTMMTDGVKHFNKNTEVAVKDIVELLAEAEDL; this comes from the coding sequence ATGGATTTCAATATAAAAACAATGGCAGAATATGCTGCCGAAGGAAAAGCACCTGAAGTTTTATTTTGGGTTGGATGTGCGGGAAGTTTTGACGACCGTGCAAAGAAAATTACAAAAGCCTTCTGTAAGATATTAAATAAAATAGGAGTTGAATTTGCTGTTCTGGGACAGGAAGAAAGCTGTACCGGAGATCCTGCGAAAAGAGCAGGAAACGAATTCGTTTTCCAGATGATGGCGCTTACCAATATTGAAGTATTGAATGCTTACGAAGTAAAAAAAATCGTCACGGCTTGTCCGCATTGTTTTAATACTCTTAAAAACGAATATCCAAGCTTAGGCGGGCACTTTGAAGTGGTTCACCATACACAGTTCCTGAAGAGTCTGATGGAAGAGGGAAGACTGAAAATTGAAGGAGGTGCATTCAGAGGGAAAAAGATTACCTTCCATGATCCATGCTATCTGGGCCGTGCCAATGATGAATATGAAGCTCCGAGAATGCTTCTTGAAAAGCTGGATGCAGAGCTTGTAGAAATGAAACGCTGCAAAACCAATGGTCTTTGCTGTGGAGCAGGAGGTGCACAGATGTTTAAAGAACCTGAAAAAGGAAATAAAGACATCAATATTGAAAGAACAGAAGAAGCTTTGTCTTTTGAACCTAAAGTAATTGCTACAGGATGTCCTTTCTGTAACACCATGATGACAGACGGGGTAAAACACTTTAATAAAAATACTGAAGTTGCCGTAAAAGATATCGTAGAACTTCTTGCTGAAGCAGAAGACTTATAA